A single Pantoea rwandensis DNA region contains:
- the mlc gene encoding sugar metabolism global transcriptional regulator Mlc produces MNLDSQPGHIDQIKQTNAGVVYRLIDHYGPISRIELSKRAQLAPASITKIVREMLDAHLVQETEFQEPGSRGRPAIGLILDTLAWHYLAIRIQPGQITLTLRDLSSRALQEDRLPLPASADQPLLQTLQNRVNEFFVRHQNKLERLTAIAITLPGLINAASGVVHRMPGYDVQEMPLGETLSSLTGLPVFVQHDISAWTLAEALFGASRGAQDVIQIVIDETVGAGVISGGQLLHKRGRALVEIGHTQIDPYGQQCYCGNHGCLETVASTGSLLQLAAQRLSSQPDSLLHCEPLTIASLCAAAQQGDRLARDVIAGVGHHIGRMLAMMVNIFNPQQILIGSPLNQAADVLFPAVSSTIRQQALPAYSHEIQLAPTSFSDPGTFGAAALIKDSLYSGHLLVKLLQG; encoded by the coding sequence GTGAATCTGGACAGTCAGCCTGGCCACATTGACCAAATAAAACAGACCAACGCAGGCGTGGTTTACCGACTGATTGACCATTACGGCCCGATATCGCGTATTGAGCTTTCTAAACGTGCCCAGCTGGCGCCCGCCAGCATCACCAAAATCGTGCGGGAAATGCTCGATGCGCATCTGGTGCAGGAAACTGAATTCCAGGAGCCGGGCAGCCGAGGGCGCCCGGCCATTGGTTTGATTCTGGATACGCTCGCCTGGCACTATCTTGCCATACGAATTCAACCGGGACAGATCACGCTGACGCTGCGCGATCTTAGCAGCCGTGCGTTGCAGGAAGATCGTTTACCCCTGCCTGCCAGCGCTGACCAGCCGCTGCTGCAAACACTGCAGAATAGGGTCAATGAGTTCTTCGTCCGCCATCAAAACAAACTTGAGCGTCTTACCGCGATTGCCATCACCTTACCCGGTTTAATTAACGCGGCATCGGGTGTGGTGCATCGCATGCCGGGCTATGATGTGCAGGAAATGCCGTTAGGTGAAACACTTTCCTCGCTCACGGGTTTACCCGTATTTGTGCAACATGACATCTCCGCCTGGACGCTGGCCGAAGCGCTGTTCGGTGCTTCGCGCGGTGCGCAGGATGTGATTCAGATAGTGATTGATGAAACGGTAGGCGCGGGCGTGATCAGCGGAGGCCAACTTTTGCACAAACGTGGTCGTGCGCTGGTAGAAATTGGACATACGCAGATCGATCCTTACGGCCAGCAGTGTTACTGCGGCAATCATGGCTGTCTGGAAACCGTAGCCAGCACCGGCAGTTTATTGCAATTGGCTGCACAGCGTTTGTCTTCGCAACCCGACAGTTTGCTGCATTGTGAACCCCTGACCATCGCCAGTTTATGTGCCGCTGCACAGCAAGGCGATCGGCTGGCGCGTGACGTCATTGCCGGGGTGGGCCACCACATTGGTCGCATGCTGGCAATGATGGTGAATATCTTCAACCCACAACAAATCCTGATTGGTTCTCCGCTTAATCAAGCCGCTGATGTGCTGTTTCCTGCAGTCAGCAGCACTATTCGTCAGCAGGCGTTACCCGCGTACAGTCATGAGATCCAACTTGCCCCTACCAGCTTTAGCGATCCGGGTACTTTTGGTGCCGCCGCGCTGATCAAAGACTCACTTTATAGCGGTCATTTGCTGGTAAAACTGTTGCAGGGCTAA
- a CDS encoding sugar transporter, which translates to MQPTTVSRKTAWLRVVLLAIAAFVFNTTEFVPVGLLSDIAASYAMKTADVGIMLTIYAWVVALLSLPLMLLTRNIERRLLLSVLFILFIASHVLSSVAWDFTSLVISRIGIALAHAVFWSITASLAIRVAPAGKKTQALSMLATGTALAMVLGVPIGRIVGQYLGWRTTFGMIGLSALVLLILLVRILPRLPSEHTGSLSSVPMLFRRPALVAMYILVTLVVTAHYTAYSYIEPFMQVVANADENFTTLLLLLFGSAGIIGSVLFSTLGNKFPSAMLLAAIGIITLSMGLLLFAAVRPAAISLLCIFWGMAMMMIGLAMQVRVLSLAPDATDVAMSLFSGIYNIGIGAGALLGNQVSLHMKMSDVGNVGGLIGLVALFWCITIFRRYPQLRSNG; encoded by the coding sequence ATGCAACCAACTACCGTCTCACGTAAAACAGCCTGGCTACGCGTTGTGCTGCTGGCGATTGCCGCCTTTGTTTTTAATACCACTGAATTTGTCCCTGTTGGCCTGTTGTCGGATATCGCGGCGAGCTACGCCATGAAGACCGCCGATGTCGGTATTATGCTGACCATTTATGCATGGGTCGTTGCGCTGTTATCCCTGCCGTTAATGCTGCTGACGCGTAATATTGAACGCCGCCTGCTGCTGTCGGTGTTGTTCATTCTGTTTATCGCCAGCCATGTGCTTTCGTCCGTAGCATGGGATTTCACCTCGCTGGTGATTTCGCGCATCGGCATCGCACTGGCGCACGCGGTGTTCTGGTCGATTACCGCGTCACTCGCGATTCGAGTTGCACCGGCTGGCAAGAAAACCCAGGCGTTGAGTATGCTGGCAACCGGTACCGCATTGGCGATGGTGTTGGGCGTGCCCATTGGCCGTATCGTTGGGCAATATCTCGGCTGGCGCACCACTTTCGGCATGATCGGCTTGTCAGCGTTGGTACTGTTGATTTTGCTGGTGCGGATACTGCCACGTCTGCCGAGCGAGCACACTGGCTCACTGAGTAGCGTACCGATGCTGTTCCGCCGTCCGGCGCTGGTGGCAATGTATATTCTGGTGACGCTGGTGGTTACCGCGCACTACACCGCTTACAGCTACATCGAACCCTTTATGCAGGTGGTCGCGAATGCGGATGAGAACTTCACGACCTTACTATTGTTGCTGTTCGGTTCCGCCGGGATTATCGGCAGCGTGCTGTTCAGTACGCTGGGCAACAAATTCCCCTCAGCGATGTTACTCGCCGCAATTGGCATCATCACGCTGAGTATGGGGCTTTTGCTGTTTGCCGCCGTGCGCCCGGCAGCCATTTCGCTGCTGTGCATTTTCTGGGGCATGGCAATGATGATGATAGGCCTGGCGATGCAGGTTCGTGTGCTGTCACTGGCACCGGATGCCACTGATGTGGCGATGTCATTGTTCTCAGGCATTTATAACATCGGGATTGGTGCGGGTGCCCTGTTGGGTAACCAGGTCAGCCTGCATATGAAAATGTCGGATGTGGGTAACGTAGGTGGGTTAATTGGACTGGTTGCGTTGTTCTGGTGTATCACCATCTTCCGTCGGTATCCGCAACTCCGCTCTAACGGATAA
- a CDS encoding MFS transporter produces MSRSSQAVTIHEDELSVQPASTVAPSEWIERGSPQFMRVTLALFSAGLATFALLYCVQPILPVLSQQFGVSPAESSISLSLSTGLMALGLLVTGPLSDAIGRKSVMVTALMLAAICTLISATMTSWQGILMMRALIGLSLSGVAAVGMTYLSEEIHPRVIAFSMGLYISGNSIGGMSGRLLTGVLTDFFSWRVAIGVIGCFSLAGALMFWKILPASRHFRPASLRPRSLLINFRLHWRDKGLPFLFAEGFLLMGAFVTLFNYIGYRLLSAPWSLSQAVVGLLSVVYLTGSWSSPKAGAMTSRFGRGPVMISATAIMLAGLLLTAFHSLWLILPGMMLFTAGFFAAHSVASGWIGPRARRAKGQASSLYLFSYYVGSSVAGTLGGVFWHSYGWTGVTLFITVLLLLALFVGWRLQCRKL; encoded by the coding sequence GTGAGTCGCTCTTCCCAGGCAGTGACAATTCATGAAGACGAGTTGTCCGTTCAGCCTGCTTCAACCGTCGCCCCCTCAGAATGGATTGAGCGTGGTTCACCGCAGTTTATGCGTGTCACTCTCGCATTATTCTCCGCAGGGTTGGCCACCTTCGCACTGCTGTATTGTGTTCAGCCGATTCTGCCCGTGCTGTCGCAGCAGTTTGGCGTCTCTCCCGCTGAGAGCAGTATTTCACTGTCACTCTCCACGGGATTGATGGCGCTGGGCTTGCTGGTGACCGGCCCGCTATCCGATGCCATCGGGCGTAAATCGGTGATGGTCACTGCCTTGATGCTCGCTGCCATTTGCACCCTGATTTCGGCCACCATGACCAGCTGGCAAGGCATTCTGATGATGCGTGCGCTGATTGGTTTGTCTCTTAGTGGCGTTGCAGCGGTCGGTATGACCTATTTGAGTGAAGAGATACATCCCCGCGTCATTGCCTTCTCCATGGGTCTGTATATCAGCGGTAACTCCATTGGCGGCATGAGCGGTCGCTTGCTGACCGGCGTGCTAACCGATTTCTTCTCATGGCGTGTGGCGATTGGGGTGATCGGTTGCTTTTCGCTGGCGGGCGCACTGATGTTCTGGAAGATTTTGCCGGCGTCACGTCATTTCCGTCCCGCCTCGTTACGTCCGCGCAGCTTGTTGATTAACTTCCGGCTGCACTGGCGCGACAAAGGGTTACCCTTCCTGTTCGCAGAAGGTTTCCTGCTGATGGGCGCGTTTGTGACGCTGTTTAATTACATCGGCTACCGTTTGTTGAGCGCCCCCTGGTCGTTGAGCCAGGCGGTGGTGGGCCTGCTGTCGGTAGTTTATCTGACCGGTTCTTGGAGTTCTCCCAAAGCGGGCGCGATGACCAGTCGCTTTGGTCGTGGTCCGGTGATGATTAGCGCCACGGCTATTATGCTGGCCGGACTGTTGCTCACCGCCTTTCATTCTCTCTGGCTGATACTGCCCGGTATGATGCTGTTTACGGCGGGCTTTTTTGCCGCGCACTCTGTTGCCAGCGGCTGGATTGGTCCGCGCGCGCGCCGCGCCAAGGGCCAGGCCTCGTCACTCTATTTGTTCAGCTATTACGTGGGTTCCAGCGTGGCGGGCACGCTAGGCGGTGTGTTCTGGCACAGCTATGGCTGGACGGGCGTGACACTGTTCATCACTGTGTTGCTGTTGCTGGCCTTGTTCGTCGGCTGGCGTTTGCAGTGCCGAAAACTGTAA
- a CDS encoding LysR family transcriptional regulator, translating into MNVELRHLRYFIAVAEELHFGRAAQRLNISQPPLSQQIQQLEQEIGAQLFTRTNRSVQITPAGQLFLQDARVILLQVEQAASRAARVHSGQEGELRIGFTSSAPFTGLVSDALYQFRQRWPEVHISMQENNTRQQLAPLHEGRLDLGVMRNTPLPGDLQHRVLLREPLCALVHWAHPLADAESISIQALANEPFVFFDPQGGTALYGETLALLHRYQIKPFITQEVGEAMTILGLVATGLGVSILPASFRRARLADVVWIPLQEHDAISEVWLVWSATRQPTAQMQNMMQLMMQNAEI; encoded by the coding sequence ATGAATGTTGAGTTGCGCCATCTGCGTTATTTCATCGCCGTTGCGGAGGAGCTGCACTTTGGCCGCGCGGCACAGCGGCTAAATATCTCCCAACCGCCGCTCAGCCAACAGATCCAGCAGCTGGAGCAGGAGATTGGCGCACAGCTGTTTACCCGAACCAATCGCAGCGTGCAGATCACACCTGCCGGTCAGTTGTTTTTACAGGATGCGCGCGTCATTCTGCTGCAGGTTGAACAAGCCGCCAGTCGGGCTGCGCGTGTGCACAGTGGACAGGAAGGCGAGCTGCGCATTGGTTTCACCTCTTCCGCACCCTTCACCGGTCTGGTTTCCGATGCGCTTTATCAATTTCGTCAGCGTTGGCCGGAAGTGCACATTTCGATGCAGGAAAATAACACGCGTCAGCAGTTAGCACCGCTGCACGAAGGTCGGCTGGATTTAGGTGTGATGCGCAACACACCGCTGCCAGGCGATTTACAGCATAGGGTACTGCTACGCGAGCCGTTGTGCGCGCTGGTGCACTGGGCACATCCGCTGGCGGATGCCGAATCGATCTCCATTCAGGCACTGGCCAACGAGCCCTTCGTGTTTTTTGATCCACAGGGGGGGACCGCGCTGTACGGGGAAACACTGGCGCTGCTGCACCGTTATCAAATCAAACCCTTTATTACTCAGGAGGTGGGCGAGGCGATGACGATTCTCGGTCTGGTCGCAACCGGATTGGGTGTTTCCATATTGCCGGCCTCATTTCGGCGTGCGCGACTGGCTGATGTGGTGTGGATTCCCCTGCAAGAGCACGATGCCATTTCTGAAGTCTGGCTGGTCTGGTCAGCCACGCGGCAACCCACTGCGCAAATGCAGAATATGATGCAATTGATGATGCAGAATGCCGAAATTTAA